A genomic region of Pelodiscus sinensis isolate JC-2024 chromosome 1, ASM4963464v1, whole genome shotgun sequence contains the following coding sequences:
- the LOC106732539 gene encoding olfactory receptor 52N4-like, which translates to MVAFNRTPSHPSMFILMGIPGLEDTHVWFSIPFATCYVINLVGNFSVLYVVGKEQALHKPMYLMLCMLSLSGIILSTTIMPKALCIFWFSLKDITVGGCLIQVIFLSMVSMTQSAILVTMAFDRYVAICNPLRYTSILTNARTATLGLVSLIRGVLLMVPLPLLLSSLPFCANRIIPHTYCEPVAVAKISCGDLTGSRIYGLVIAVLVTGIDLMLIALSYGLILKAIFKISSKNTHLKALHTCTAHVCVMLTYYTPSLFTIMTHRFGQGISLPVHIILANLHLLIPPMLNPIIYGIKTKELRDKMSKYFCRM; encoded by the coding sequence ATGGTGGCTTTCAACCGCACTCCCTCTCACCCTTCCATGTTCATCCtaatgggcatccctggcctggaagaTACCCACGTCTGGTTTTCCATTCCATTCGCTACTTGCTACGTTATCAACCTGGTGGGGAACTTCTCTGTTCTGTACGTTGTAGGCAAAGAGCAAGCCCTGCACAAGCCGATGTACCTGATGCTCTGCATGCTATCGCTCTCAGGCATAATCTTGTCTACCACCATCATGCCAAAGGCCCTGTGTATATTTTGGTTCAGTTTGAAAGATATTACCGTGGGTGGCTGCCTCATCCAGGTTATCTTCCTTTCCATGGTTTCTATGACGCAGTCAGCCATCCTCGTGACAATGGCCTTTGATCGCTATGTGGCCATTTGTAACCCTCTGAGATACACCAGTATCCTCACCAATGCACGGACAGCTACACTAGGGCTAGTGAGTTTGATAAGAGGGGTTCTCTTAATGGtgcccctccctttgctcctgagCAGCTTGCCATTCTGTGCCAACCGTATCATCCCTCACACGTACTGTGAGCCTGTAGCTGTGGCAAAGATTTCCTGTGGGGACCTCACAGGCTCCAGAATATACGGCTTGGTGATTGCAGTTTTAGTCACTGGGATAGACTTGATGCTCATTGCACTGTCCTACGGTCTGATCCTCAAGGCCATTTTCAAAATCTCCTCCAAAAACACCCACCTCAAAGCTCTCCACACATGCACGGCCCATGTCTGCGTGATGCTGACATATTATACTCCCAGCCTCTTCACCATTATGACACACCGGTTTGGTCAGGGCATCTCTCTTCCTGTTCACATCATCTTGGCCAACCTCCATCTCCTCAtcccccccatgctcaaccccatcatttatgggatcaaaaccaaagagcttcgtGACAAGATGAGCAAATACTTCTGCAGAATGTGA